Part of the Pedobacter roseus genome is shown below.
GATAAACCATAATATCATCGCTTAAAGGCATGATCTTATTGCGTAAAGAATCAAAGAGATAACCTGCTAGCATCTCACTTGTAAGCTCACTGACCGGTTTCTGTGCCAGATCGGGTCTTCCCACATCGCCTATAAAAAGCGTATCGCCGGAGAACAGTGCTATTTCCTTTCCTTGCTCATCGCTAACCAGGAAACAGGTGCTTTCCATGGTATGTCCTGGGGTGTGCAACACTTTAATCTTTGCCCCACCAAGTCGCAACACTTCTCCGTCTTTCGCACCGTAAAAATCAAAGTCGGGTTTTGCATTCGGCCCGTAAACGATTTCTGCGCCGCTTTCTTTAGCCAGATCAATGTGTCCGGATACAAAATCGGCATGGAAATGTGTTTCGAGCACGTATTTTATTTTTGCGTTGTTCTTCCGTGCACGTTCCATATACGGACTAACCTCTCGAAGCGGATCGATAATGGCCGCCTCTCCGTTGCTTTCTATATAATAGGCACCTTGTGCCAGACATCCGGTGTAAATTTGTTCTATAATCATGATGATTAAATTAGTATGTCAAAATTAATCCTTAACGATATGGTCGTTGGTGACTTTTGTCACACAAGGAGTTTGTTTCTGAAGGTTACTTAAATATTACCTCTTTTAGAATGATGTAGCAACCCATAACCAGTACAAACCACCCGAAACCTTTCTTCAGTTTTCCTCCATCTATTTTTTTGTTTATCATTCCACCTACCACGATACCGGCGATGGCAACGGTAGTAATTTTGGCGAGAAAGATCCAGTCGATATGGAAATGTCCAAGATCGCCGGTGAAACCGATGAGCGAATTAAGCGCTATGATGAAAAGTGAAGTACCTACGGCCTCTTTCATGGGTAAGCCCACTAAAATAACAAGTGTAGGAATAAGTAGAAAGCCACCACCAGCACCCAAAAAACCAGTAGCGAGGCCGATGGCAATGCCGTATAAAAACAGTTTACCGATGTGAAGTGGGGGTTTTTCTATTCGGGTGCTGCTTTCTGCTCTTGCACCTTTAATCATCGCTGTTGCAGCCGCTACCATCAAAACTGCAAAGAGTACCATCATGAGCATGTTTTCTGTTAACTCAAAATCGCCGATTTTTATTATTATCTTGGGTATAAGGGGGATAATGAATTTGCGGGTTAAGAATACAGTTGAGATGGATGCACTACCAAACAGCAAAGCTGTTTTAATATTCACCAGCCCACGCTTAAAATTCCCGACTGTACCTGCTAAACTTGTAGAGCCAACGATGAACAATGAATAAGAAGTAGCCAATAGCGGATTAACCCCAAATAGGTAAACCAGTACCGGCATGGTGAGGATAGAACCGCCACCGCCGATCAATCCAAGCGAAATTCCAATTAAGGCAGATGCAACGTATGCAATGATTTCCATTTCTGTTATTTTTTAACAAAAATCGAGTTATCATCTACCAATGTTGGTGACTTTTGTCACACTCATTATATTTTCAAGAAGTGATGCCTTTCGCAGTAAAAATAACTTTATTCTTTTTATGGGCTTAGGCTAAATATTCGATGTAATTACGGTACATCTTAATTTCTCCTGCCTGCTCCATTTTCTTAAGCAGCCTTGAAATTACTTCCCGGGAGGTGTTCAAATCAGATGCAATTTCACTGTGGGTAAGGTGCAGTTCTTTTGTGTTTAAATCTCCAGCTTGCTTTTTCAGGTAAAAGGCCAGCCGCTCATCCATTGCCTTAAAGGCGATATTATCGATGACAAAGAGGAGTTCTTCAAAGCGCATACGGTATGTTTCAATGACAAAGTAATACCATGTTCTGTAATCCCGCATCAGCTTATCCATCAGGGCAATCGGAATCATGAGTACCTTGGTCTGTTCAATGGCCTTTGCCATTACCTGACTGGTTTCCTGTTTGGTTGCGCATATCATGGAAAGTGCACACGCATTTCCTGGCTGGAGATAATACATAAAGAATTCCTGTCCATCTTCTCCCTCCCTGTAGAGCTTTACCATGCCTTCTACGATAAGCACCGTGGAGCGCATATTCTGCCCAGTTTGCATGAGCATATCACCTCCCTGAAAATCCCTAAGCGTCGCATTCTCGATAAGGATGGTCTTAAGGGCAGGTTCAAACTGGGGAAAAAGTCTTTCGATGTATTCCGCAATGGTCATATCTTTCATTTTAGCTGTTTTGGATTTTAAAGATAACTATACTGCAGGCCTGCGCCAAAATTCTTTAAAATATTGGAATACATTTTTTGGATATAGAATAAAGGGTATAATAAATTTACAAAGAAACTCTCTATGGTTCCCTAATTAAAACATGCAGCGCGTTTTTTCCAAAGTAAACCTAACACTTCGTCCAGGGATAAAGCTGACAAAAATCACATATTGTTTTTTATTTTTTATCCCTTGTTAATCTTTATGTTTTTTGATCGACCCGGAAAGAAATAGCCCGATCAGTGCGACTTTTTAAAGGTACCACCATAACTATGAATCGTAACAATGAGGTCATAATTAGCTTCTGAGGCGTGGCTTACTAGTCTTTGGGCATTTAATTTTATATATTGAATTAAAGTGGCTCAAACGCTTGCTGGCTTAAGACTTATTGTTATCCAAATAGGATCAGTGGGGATCTGCTTTTTAAAGGGTCCCCACTTTATGGACTACTTGGGGCAATTTCCTGATGGCGGCTAATATATTTTTTTACGTTGCGGTTTTTCAGTTTCTGCCTATGTTCCCAACCCTGACCCATCTTATTGAATACCTATTTAGAATATATATTCCGCTTCCCGTTCAGACTTTCGGTTTCTTTGTGGCCCTGGCATTTATTTCTGGTTACCTGCTGTTTTCTGCTGAGCTTAAAAGAAAGGAGGCTGCAGGACATATAGCACCTGTTGAGATTATTATACAGCCTAAGAAGGAGATTTTGTTATGGGAATGGATAACCAATGGATTTTTAGGTTTTCTTATCGGGTATAAACTGGTTTATGCTGCAGGGAACTATGCTGCTTTTGCTGCTGAACCCGGACAAATCATCCTCTCTCCAAGGGGAAGCTTACCGGGAGGGTTGCTGCTTTGCGCAATTCTTCTTTTTACCATCTACCTTAAAAAACGCAGGCTTTCTCTGTCGGACCATAGGCCGGTTCATATTTTAAGGCACCCTTACCAGATTATGCCTGAGCTGATCACCTGGGCTGCCCTGTTCCAGGCCATTATCAAGATCGACAGAAATTCACTGGCCAGCTTAGAGTTAAATCAACCGGTTAAGATTACCCTGCCGGATCTGCCAGGTAAAACGTTATATGGGAAAGTAGATTTTATTGAACCTACCCTTCAGCAAGGTGACAAAACGGTTAGCGCAAGGGTTTATCTGGACAATATGGAACATCAGCTGAAGGTAAACAGTCTAATCAATGCCTCAATAGAGACGGGAAAATCCAAAGGGCTTTGGATACCGAGGTCTGCTCTGCAGGATCTTGGGCAGACAAAAATAATCTGGCTAAAAAAAGGCAGCTTATACTATGCACATAGTGTAAATATTGGGACTTTCAAAGGGAACGAAATACAGATAACAAGAGGCCTTTCCGCAACCGATACCCTGGCAGTAGATGCAGGGTATTTAACAGACAGTGAGAGTTTCATCAAAACAAAGGGTCATGAATAACATAAAAAGAATTAACCTGAAAAGGATCTGTGCCTTACTGATTATTGTGCTTTCAGTAAGTATATTTAACAGCTGCAAACAAAAAGCAGAGCCGGCGGCAAAAGCAAAAAGCAAATTTTACTATACCTGTTCCATGCATCCACAGATACATGAAGACCATCCCGGCAACTGTCCGATCTGTGGCATGAAACTGATCAAGGTCGAACTTACTGGATCAGGAAATTCTGCCACGGAAAAAATAACATTGACAGCAAGCCAGATTCAGTTGGCAGGCATAACAGTTGATACGGTAAGGGAAGAAAATACAGGGGGCGAAAAACTTCTGACCGGAACAGTTGCCACGGACGAAAGTAAGGCGGAAGAGATCAGTGCAAGAGTGGCCGGACGCATACAGCGTTTATTTGTTAGGTCCGTTGGAGAAAAAATAACAATAGGTCAGGCAGTGTATTCCATTTATAGCGAAGACCTGTTATCAGCCGAAAAAGAATACCTTTTGGCCAGGCAGCAGCAGAAGGTATTAAATAATCCTGACGTCGATTATGAGGCCATGATCAAGACAGTAGAGCACAAGTTATTGTTATGGGGCCTGAACTCCGCCCAGATCATAAATCTTTCTTCTTTGTCCAAAACTTCGGCCACTGTTACCATATACAGCAAGGTTAACGGAACGGTAAGCGACATAGCCATCCACGAGGGTGATTACGTAACTGAAGGGATGGCTATATTAAAAACGCAAGGGTTAGCCAATCTATGGATAGAGGCGCAGTTATATGCCGGCGAAAGCGGAAACTATAAGGAAAATGACATGGTGAATGTCTCTTTTCCAGATCTGAACGGACAGGTTGTTAAAGGCAAGGTGGAATTTGTAAATCCTGAACTATCAGATGAATCTAAGGTTGTGCTCATCCGGATCGCAGTTCCAAATACGCAGGGGCTGATCAGGCCGGGGATGTTGGCATACATTTCCATTGGTAATGGAAAACAGAATGCTGTTGCTGTGCCCACATCTTCAATACTAGCAGGAGGTAAAGGCAATAAGGTATGGATCAAAAATCGTGATGGAAGTTTTTCTGGAAGAAAGGTCAATACCGGAGCAGAGAACGGGGGCTATGTGCAGGTATTGTCTGGCATTTCACTAGGTGAAATAGTGGTCACCAGTAGAGCCTACCTCTTGGAGAGTGAATCGATATTCAAAAATGGAGGGTAAGGTTATGATTTGGTGCGTCATATCTTATGGATAAATACCCATGGTAAGTAAAATTTGGCATAGTATGTAGCTTGATTGCGCTAATACTGTCTGGACCTTGGTGAAAAGCAAATCCAGCATTTGACAGGTCGGAGTCGGCGAAACGAAATTACTTTTCGAGGGGCCGAAAAATATTGAAACAAGTTCAATGTCAGAAATTTGAGGTGATTTTCTAATATAATTATATAAAAGATATGGGAAATTATATAAATTTAATTTTGCATCTTTATATAGATTTGTAGTCTGATGAAAACCAAAGCCATCTTTCTTTTAGTGATTTTTCTGCTCAACACTGTTGTTGGCCTTGCCTGTGCAGTTGGAATGGAAAGAGATAATCACGGAGAAATTGATGATCATGTTTCCTCTAAAAAGAATAATCACAAACATGATCATCAGCATAAAGGTGCCCATGTGCATAAACACAGTGCTTCAAATGGACCGAATCTTTCAAAAGAAGATCCCTGTTGTAAGACTCTGGTCAACGACCTTGTGGTTCAGGGGAAGCTTGTTCCCCAAAGCGTTAAAAACCAGGTTATCCTACCTGTTCAATTGCTTCCAGATTATAATTACAATTATTTAATTCCCTCTGTCAAACTGGCTCTCATAAAGAGTGTTTACGCCGGACAACGGGAGCGGCCACCCAATAGGGACATCCGGATTACCATCAATAGCTTTCAGATATAAGATTTCATCACGAATTACCAATAGAGCCCGTGTTACACTGACATGGTGCCTGACTTTCGCGCGGTCAAAACTCCTGCGGAAAAAGTGTAAACATTTAATCTTAAAATCATGAAAAAAATATTTCTTCTAGTTGCCCTATTGGCAATCGTTTTCACTGGCCGCATCCTTGCGCAAAATAGCCAGACACAGTCACTTTTAACTTCTTATTACGATATCAAAAATGCATTGATAAATGCAGATGCTACAGTCGCCGCCTCAAAAGCCGCTGAGTTTTCCAAAGAGTTGGTCAATATGGACATGAAATCAATGGCAGAAGCCGATAGGAATATGTTTATGGGTTTGAAGGATAAGCTTGCCTTTGATGCCAAACACATATCGGAGAGTAAGGATATTGCCCATCAGAGAGAACATTTCGCAACTTTTTCTGCCAATCTTTTTAAACTGGCGAAAGCGGTTAAACTCACCAAAGCGCCTGTTTATTATGCCTACTGTCCGATGAAAAAGAGCTATTGGCTTTCTGATAGCGCTGGCATCAAAAACCCTTATTTCGGTAAGCAGATGCTGACCTGTGGTGCAGTAAAAGAGACTATCAAATAATTCATATTGTTATTGAACGGACATTTAGCATTGAGATGTTTTGGTCCGTTCAATATAGCTGTGTGCATATATTCTACATACAGCTCGAAATAATTTATTCAAAATATATCAATAACAATGAAAACATTAATATATAGCCTTCTGGGCCCACTATTTTTCCTTGCCGCCTGTACAAATGGCAAACATGAAAAGCAAGATTCTGCTGTAGCGGATTCCACGACCAAAAATGTTTCTAGGGAAACCAATAAGGTAAAAAAATCCCAAACGGCTGCGCTTTTATCCGGCTATCTGAAACTGAAAAATGCCCTTACCACGGACGATGATAAACAAGCTGCTGCCGCAGGCAGTGAAATGGTCGCAGCGTTCGCCAGTTTTGATGAAAAATCATTGACTTCGGAGCAGGCCAGTGCATATAGCGATATTCGGGATGATGCCAAAGAGCACGCAGAGCATATCGGTTCCAATGCAGGCAATATTGCCCATCAACGAGAGCATTTCGATATGCTGAGCAAAGATATGTACGATATGATCAGGCTCCTTGGCGCTGACAAGCCCCTGTATGTTGACCGTTGTCCCATGTACAACAACAACAAGGGTGCGATGTGGGTGAGTGAGATAAAGGAGATCAAAAACCCTTACCTGGGAAAAACGATGCCGACCTGTGGTACTGTTAAGGAAGAACTGAAATAGCACAAAAATGACGGGCATAAAGAAAATCTTTCTTGGGCTATTAGTTATCTTCCTGCTTATGCAGATCTTACAGCCTGCACGCAATAAAAGCGTGCAGGTTATGCCTCAGGATATATCCACACTTGTTCCTGTGCCTGATGATGTACAGGGTATACTTAAAAAATCATGTTATGACTGTCATAGCAACAACACGGAATATCCATGGTATGCCTATGTTCAGCCGCTTCACTGGTACCTTAACAGTCACATACGATCGGGAAAAGAGGAGCTGAACTTTAATGAATTCGCCGGCTATACCTTGCGAAGGCGTCAGAACAAACTGCGGGCCATAGAAAATAGCTTAAAAGATGGTACAATGCCGCTTTCTTCTTATATCCTGATCCACAGAAATGCAATATTAGATCCGAGGGAAAAGTCGATACTCATAAAGTGGGTAAAGAATTCAAGGGATAGTTTGAACAGAAAGAATCTCACTGCTCTTTAAATTAACAAAGAAATGAAAAATATTTTAACAGTCTTTTTATTGATACTCTATTCTGTGGTTTCCGCCCAGGATATGAAGGGAATGAAAATGGACAAGAACGGCAGTGCTGGTCAGTCCAGGGTAATCTATACCTGTGTGATGCACCCGGAAATACAATCGAAAAAACCCGGGAACTGTCCAAAGTGCGGAATGAAGCTTATCCTGCAGAAAGGTAAAGCGGATAAGGCAAAGACAGCTGATCTGCTCAATAAGAAACAGGAAGCAAAAAAGGGGGCTATGGAAGTCATGAAAATGCCGGCAGAAAAATTGGAAAGTAAGCCGAAACCAGAATCAGTAACCTATACCTGCCCAATGCACCCCGAGATCCATGATTCCAAACCTGGCAACTGTCCCAAATGTGGGATGAAGCTTGTTAAGGAAAAGCCCAAGGCTAACCCTGAGAAGAATGGGGAAATAAAGGAAAGTTCCAAAAAGAGTGAGGATATGGGTGATATGGCGGGCATGGCAATGGATGATAGCAGTTCTGACATGGAAAATATCAAAACTGCAAAGGCTAATTTGGGCCCGATTAGAACCGTTTCGAATAAATTTCCACCACGCACCGTGCGTTATGATCTTTACATAGCCGATACAACGGTAACTTATGGAAAAAAATCAAAGCGGGCAATTGCGGTAAATGGACAGATTCCTATGCCGACACTGACCTTTACGCAAGGCGATACCGCACTGATCTACGTGCATAATAATCTTGACGAGGAAACCGCGCTGCACTGGCACGGACTTTTTCTTCCGAACAAGATGGACGGTGTTCCTTTTCTGACCCAAATGCCGATCAAACCGCACGCTAATTACATCTATAAGTTCCCCATCGTCCAGCATGGAACGCACTGGTACCACAGCCACAGCGGCCTTCAGGAACAGATAGGTATGTATGGGGCTTTTATCATGAACAAACGGACGGAGTGGGATATTCCAACCCTTCCAGTAGTCATTAGCGAATGGACAGATATGAAGCCCGAGGAGGTTCATAGAAGCCTAAAAAATGCCAACGACTGGTTTGCCATCAAAAAAGGGACTACCCAGAGTTATGCAGAAGCGATCAGGACCGGACATTTTAAAACAAAGGTAGCCAATGAATGGAAGCGCATGAATGCCATGGATGTGAGCGATGTGTATTATGAAGCCTTTCTCATCAATGGGAAAAATCAGAACGAACAGCCGCAGTTCAAGGCTGGGGACAAGGTAAGGCTGCGTATTGCAAATGGGGGTGCCTCAGATTATTTCTGGCTTAAATATGCAGGGGGCAAGATTACCGTTGTGGCGACTGATGGAAATGATGTGGAGCCTGTAGAGGTCGACAGGCTGATTATAGCGGTTTCCGAAACCTATGATGTAGTGGTCACGATTCCGGAAAATAAGAGCTATGAATTTTTGGTCACTCCTGAAGACCGTACGGGATCAGCATCGCTATGGCTGGGCAAGGGAGAAAAGGTGCATGCAGAGAAAATGCCCAAACTGAAATATTTTGCCGGAATGAAGATGATGAACGATATGATGGATATGAGCGGCAATATGGTACAGATGGAAGGCATGAAGATGCAGAACCAGGTTATGGATATGAATACGGTGATGTACCCGGAGGTAACCGGTGAAGAAAATCCGAAAACAGAGAAAAAAATGAAGGGGATGCCGGGTATGCAGATGTCCGGTGATAAAAGTCTGGCAGGGATGAATATGGAGGCAGAAAGTCCCGATATCATCACCCTCAATTACAACATGCTCCGTGATCCAAAGAAAACAACCCTGCCAAAAGGCCCCTGGAAGGAACTCAAGTTTGACCTTACAGGAAATATGAACCGTTACGTCTGGACGCTGGATAACAAAACCGTTTCTGAAAGCGATAAGATACTGATAAAAAAAGGCGAAAATGTGAGGATAATCCTTTACAACAACAGTATGATGCGCCATCCCATGCACCTTCACGGCCATGACTTCAGGGTAATTAACCGGCAGGGAGAATATGCCCCGATGAAGAACATTATTGACATCATGCCCATGGAGCGGGATACCCTTGAATTTGCTGCGACAGAGCCGGGCGGGGACTGGTTTTTCCACTGCCATATTCTCTACCACATGATGAGCGGTATGGGAAGAGTTTTCAGTTACGAGAATTCAGCACCAAATCCCGAAATTCCGGATCCTAAGCTGGCCCAGCGCAAACTCTTCAGTGATGACAGGGCTTTTCATCCAATGGCACGCATCGGAATCGAAACCAATGGTAGCGACGGGGAGGTTATGCTTGCCAATACTCGTTACCGTTTTACAACCGAATGGCGCATTGGGTTTGACAAGGAAATGGGTTATGAAAGTGAAAGTCATTTTGGAAGATACATCGGACGAAACCAATGGCTATTACCGTATGTTGGATGGGATTTTAGAAAAAGGACGGTTGACCCGATGGACAAGAATATTTTTGGACAATCTTTATCGCCTGGAAACAATCTATTTGGGCAGGGAAATACCAAAAATTTCAGGCAGGTATTTCATTTGGGAGTTCAATATACCCTACCACTGCTGATCGTTGCAGATGCTTCCCTCGATCACAAGGGGAATGTCAGGTTTCAGCTGATGAGGGAAGATATCCCTGTTTCCAAAAGGTTGCGTTTCCAGTTTATGGTCAATACCGATAAGGAATACATGGCCGGATTCAGGTACATCGTTACGAAGTACTTTGGGCTTTCAACACATTACGACAGTGATATGGGCTATGGCGCCGGATTGACATTAAGCTACTAACAAATCAAAACATGGAACACACCTATAAAATAACCGGAATGAGCTGTCAGGGCTGCCGGAGCAAAGTTGAAAATGTGCTGAATGCGATTGATGGCGTTTCTGCACATGTAACCCTTGAACCTGCTGAAGCCGTCATAACTATGCAAGAACATATCCCAACGGAAAAGCTGCAGGAGGCTCTTTCTGCCGCCGGAAATTACGGTATTGAAATGGCAGTTCAGGGAAAACATGTTCTAAAATCGTCAGAACATCATAATCATGATCACTCAGCCAATGAGCAAAGTCCAGCGGCTCAAAATGATGATAAAAATGAAGCGGGAGGCCTGTTTTATTGTTCGATGCACTGTGAAGGTCAGAAGACTTATGATAGGCCAGGTCATTGCCCTGTATGCGGTATGGACCTGGTAAAACAGCCTGAGAAGAAACAGGCATCGCAGTTTACCTGCCCCATGCATCCCGAGATTATCAGGGACAAACCAGGATCATGTCCGCTTTGCGGAATGGACCTGGTACCTACGGGGACAAACCTTGAAGAAGATAAAACTTATGATACCCTGCTCAAAAAGTTCAAGATAGCAGCAGGTTTTACCATACCCATTTTTGTTATTGCCATGACGGAAATGATTCCCAGCAATCCTTTGTTTGATCTATTGGAACTTAAATACTGGAACTGGGTTCAGTTTTTTCTTTCCATTCCGGTAGTTTTTTATGCTACCTGGATGTTCTTTCAGCGTGCATGGCAATCGATTGTTACCTGGAAACTGAACATGTTTACCCTGATCGGGATTGGTGCGGGGGTAGCCTGGTGCTTCAGTATTGTTGCCATTCTATTCCCTGGAGTTTTTCCTGATCAGTTTAAAACACATCATGGTACCGTTTTCGTTTATTTCGAGGCGGCAACCGTGATACTTACACTGGTACTGCTCGGTCAGCTTTTGGAAGCCCGGGCCCATGGCAAAACGAACGGCGCCATTAAGGAACTGTTGAAACTGGCCCCTAACACCGCTACAAAAGTGATTGGAGATAAGGAATCATTGGTATCTATTGATGATATCCAAAAGGGAGACCTGCTGAGGGTAAAGCCTGGTGAAAAAATCCCGGTAGACGGGAGTATCAAGACCGGGGAAGCTATAATTGATGAATCCATGATCTCGGGAGAACCCGTTCCTGTCGAGAAAAAAATAGGGGACAGTGTAAGCTCGGGTACAATCAATGGCAATAGGACCTTTGTAATGCTTGCGGAAAAGGTTGGATCAGACACACTTTTATCCCAGATCATCGAAATGGTGAATTCGGCAAGCCGCTCAAAAGCGCCAATCCAAAAAATGGCTGATAAAATCTCAGGTTATTTCGTGCCTGTTGTGGTATTGATTTCTATTGTAACGTTCGTGGTATGGGCTGTATACGGCCCCGATCCGGCCTACGTTTATGCTTTTGTAAATGCAATAGCTGTATTGATTATCGCATGTCCATGTGCGCTGGGCCTGGCTACGCCAATGTCAGTAATGGTGGGAGTAGGTAAGGGCGCTCAGTCTGGTATACTGATCAAGAATGCTGAATCCCTTGAGAAAATGAATGCGATTGATGTAGTGGTCATTGACAAGACAGGTACGGTAACCGAAGGTAAACCTTCGGTAGAAAAGGTGCATAGTATAAATCCGGATTTTACGGAGCATGGTATACTTGAAAAAATTGTGGCTTTGAACAGCAGTAGTGAGCATCCGTTGGCTCAGGCAACCCTGCGTTACGGGCAGGAGAACAAAATAGATGTTAAGCCCATATCAAGCTTTGAGGCCATCACTGGGAAAGGGGTAATGGGTCTTTTGAATGGAGAAAGGTTGGCTTTGGGGAACCAGAAATTAATGCAGCAGATTAAAGCCATAATTGATCCTAAATTAGAGAAAGAAGTTAGTGCCGCTCAAAAGCAGGGTAAAACAGTTTCTTATTTAGCCGTAGGAAATAAAGCTGTTGGCTTTGTTGTTATCTCTGATAAGATCAAGCCTTCCAGCGCAGCTGCCATCCGAAAACTCCAACATGAGGGCATCAAGGTAATCATGTTTACCGGCGACAACGGGGATACTGCGAAATCAGTAAGCGAAACTTTGAATTTAGACGGTTTCAAAGCTCAGATGCTCCCAGAGGATAAACTGAATGAAATAAAAAAGCTGCA
Proteins encoded:
- a CDS encoding heavy metal translocating P-type ATPase, translating into MEHTYKITGMSCQGCRSKVENVLNAIDGVSAHVTLEPAEAVITMQEHIPTEKLQEALSAAGNYGIEMAVQGKHVLKSSEHHNHDHSANEQSPAAQNDDKNEAGGLFYCSMHCEGQKTYDRPGHCPVCGMDLVKQPEKKQASQFTCPMHPEIIRDKPGSCPLCGMDLVPTGTNLEEDKTYDTLLKKFKIAAGFTIPIFVIAMTEMIPSNPLFDLLELKYWNWVQFFLSIPVVFYATWMFFQRAWQSIVTWKLNMFTLIGIGAGVAWCFSIVAILFPGVFPDQFKTHHGTVFVYFEAATVILTLVLLGQLLEARAHGKTNGAIKELLKLAPNTATKVIGDKESLVSIDDIQKGDLLRVKPGEKIPVDGSIKTGEAIIDESMISGEPVPVEKKIGDSVSSGTINGNRTFVMLAEKVGSDTLLSQIIEMVNSASRSKAPIQKMADKISGYFVPVVVLISIVTFVVWAVYGPDPAYVYAFVNAIAVLIIACPCALGLATPMSVMVGVGKGAQSGILIKNAESLEKMNAIDVVVIDKTGTVTEGKPSVEKVHSINPDFTEHGILEKIVALNSSSEHPLAQATLRYGQENKIDVKPISSFEAITGKGVMGLLNGERLALGNQKLMQQIKAIIDPKLEKEVSAAQKQGKTVSYLAVGNKAVGFVVISDKIKPSSAAAIRKLQHEGIKVIMFTGDNGDTAKSVSETLNLDGFKAQMLPEDKLNEIKKLQAEGNKVAMAGDGINDAPALSQADIGIAMGTGTDVAIQSAAITLVKGDLNGIAKARLLSHKVMANIKGNLFFALGYNVLGIPIAAGILYPVFGILLSPMIAALAMSFSSVSVILNSLRLRNAKID